In a single window of the Desulfovibrio mangrovi genome:
- a CDS encoding ATP-binding cassette domain-containing protein — MSFPLVALGHCTVSFTRHVTGTATVTKAVDRLDWTLHRGQHWAIIGPNGAGKSTLLRLIRGEQRPDQTDGGSVTWCLDGVTETTPLAVRKRIAIVSSEMQEHYVRQQWKLTGEELLLTGYFDSPLLYESPSEPQREEAMQLACTLGVQHLLDMQLPAMSQGQLRKLLVARALVNSPAIIVLDEVCEGLDQTARAEVLETIDKAAALGATILFASHRLDELPACISHGLLLRRGSIVMQGQVAELLATLGETPHCKDSVAPEGTPPHIRPAVRHTAPLFELDKATVYINRAPVLHDISWRLLDGENWAVCGANGAGKSTLLRLLMGDERQAWGGTVKWFGDPEPDLNAVRRRIGYVSDRLQATYGHDHYHGTLLDISGEELVLSGFFASIGLWDWQTITEQEREGAAAWMRYMGLADYAGQRIRDMSYGRLRRFMLCRALAPGPDILLLDEPCSGLDPESRAHFLYLLSTLAQNGIQLLYVTHYASELIPEITHVLKLEDGHIASCGPRRS; from the coding sequence ATGTCCTTCCCCCTTGTAGCCCTTGGCCATTGTACGGTTTCCTTCACCCGGCATGTTACCGGCACAGCCACCGTAACCAAGGCTGTCGACAGGCTGGACTGGACGCTACACCGCGGTCAGCATTGGGCCATTATCGGGCCTAACGGAGCGGGAAAATCCACCCTGCTGCGCCTGATTCGCGGCGAACAACGCCCAGACCAGACCGATGGTGGCTCAGTCACGTGGTGTCTTGATGGCGTCACGGAAACAACCCCGCTGGCCGTGCGTAAACGCATTGCCATTGTCAGTTCGGAAATGCAGGAGCATTACGTTCGCCAGCAGTGGAAGCTCACCGGCGAAGAGCTGCTCCTGACGGGCTACTTTGATTCCCCCCTGCTGTACGAGTCCCCCAGTGAGCCGCAGCGTGAAGAAGCGATGCAACTTGCCTGCACTCTTGGTGTGCAGCATCTGCTGGACATGCAGCTCCCCGCCATGTCGCAAGGACAGCTGCGCAAGTTGCTGGTGGCACGGGCGCTGGTCAACAGTCCGGCCATTATCGTGCTGGACGAGGTCTGCGAAGGCTTGGACCAAACGGCACGGGCCGAGGTTCTTGAGACCATCGACAAGGCCGCTGCACTCGGCGCGACGATACTTTTTGCCTCGCATCGTCTGGATGAGCTTCCTGCCTGCATATCGCACGGCCTGCTTCTGCGCAGAGGAAGCATTGTCATGCAGGGACAGGTGGCTGAACTTCTGGCCACGCTTGGCGAAACGCCCCACTGCAAGGACTCCGTTGCTCCCGAGGGAACTCCGCCTCATATCCGTCCCGCAGTCAGACACACCGCCCCGCTGTTCGAGCTGGATAAGGCCACGGTATACATCAACCGCGCACCGGTCCTGCACGACATCTCATGGCGTTTGCTCGACGGCGAGAACTGGGCCGTATGCGGCGCAAACGGGGCAGGCAAGTCCACCCTCCTGCGCCTTCTGATGGGCGACGAGCGGCAGGCGTGGGGCGGCACGGTCAAATGGTTCGGCGACCCGGAACCCGACCTGAACGCCGTGCGCAGGCGTATCGGCTATGTATCTGACAGGCTGCAGGCCACTTACGGGCACGACCACTATCACGGCACTCTTCTGGACATTTCCGGCGAAGAGCTGGTTCTGTCCGGCTTTTTTGCCAGCATAGGGCTCTGGGATTGGCAGACCATAACCGAGCAGGAGAGAGAAGGCGCAGCAGCATGGATGCGCTATATGGGACTTGCGGACTATGCCGGTCAGCGCATCCGCGACATGTCCTACGGCAGACTCAGGCGTTTCATGCTCTGCCGCGCCCTGGCTCCCGGCCCGGACATCCTGTTGCTGGATGAGCCCTGCTCAGGACTTGATCCCGAATCCAGAGCGCACTTTCTGTATCTGTTAAGTACGCTTGCCCAAAACGGCATACAGTTGCTGTACGTCACGCATTATGCCTCGGAACTGATTCCCGAGATTACGCACGTTCTGAAACTGGAAGACGGACACATCGCATCCTGCGGCCCTAGACGCTCATAG
- a CDS encoding phosphoribosylanthranilate isomerase — protein MNTPPPSLSLIPGKPFHGLVQIAGVHDMQEVALLLDSGVDAIGFPLRLPVNAEDCTEQEAAAMARAISPQATPVCICYLDRTEAVVRFCTEIGMRHVQLHGPISVQELKKLKALTPELFVIKSLVVCRDGSNANELEAMVSQLSPHVDAFITDTHNPATGADGATGLTHDWSVSRRLVELSPRPVILAGGLTPDNVAEAIRIVRPAGVDAHTGVEGADGRKDRNLTLRFIQQAKQAFINFSATRS, from the coding sequence ATGAACACCCCGCCCCCCAGCCTCAGTCTCATCCCGGGGAAGCCATTTCACGGACTCGTGCAGATTGCAGGCGTGCACGATATGCAGGAAGTTGCGCTGCTGCTGGATTCCGGTGTCGACGCCATCGGATTCCCTCTGCGGCTGCCCGTCAATGCGGAAGACTGCACCGAGCAGGAGGCAGCCGCCATGGCACGTGCAATCTCTCCGCAGGCCACCCCCGTCTGCATCTGCTATCTGGACAGGACTGAAGCCGTGGTCCGCTTCTGTACCGAGATTGGCATGCGTCATGTACAATTACACGGGCCCATCTCCGTGCAGGAACTGAAGAAGCTCAAGGCCCTTACACCGGAACTCTTTGTCATAAAAAGCCTTGTTGTCTGCCGCGACGGAAGCAACGCCAATGAACTGGAAGCAATGGTCAGCCAGCTCAGCCCCCATGTGGATGCCTTCATCACAGACACCCACAACCCCGCCACCGGCGCGGATGGCGCCACCGGACTGACGCACGACTGGTCGGTCTCCAGACGTCTGGTCGAGTTGTCGCCCCGTCCCGTCATCCTTGCGGGAGGACTGACGCCGGACAACGTGGCCGAGGCAATCCGCATTGTCCGCCCTGCGGGAGTTGATGCCCATACCGGTGTGGAGGGAGCGGACGGACGCAAGGACCGCAACCTGACACTGCGCTTTATTCAACAAGCAAAACAGGCATTTATAAATTTTTCCGCAACCAGATCGTGA
- a CDS encoding 4Fe-4S binding protein, whose amino-acid sequence MPSPSLPFWRRPRGLRFLIQFLFTTFCLYAGHTFYNHVAWLSGKTDQFTAKPPSVEAFLPISALMAAKRFILTGLWDSIHPAGLTLFLTFILIAVAFRKGFCGYICPIGFISSLLETLGRKLGLCRETGRIASRLMTIPKYIILGGFLWFIIIGMDVRAIESFLSARYNMVADASMLHFFLAPSVTTIFIITGLAAASLFIRNAWCRFLCPYGALLGLFALFSPVALTRDKERCISCGKCSKACPSGISVETKLRVNTPECIGCAACEEACPVQGCISVRLGNRRTSFMFIAVGSVALLLGIYCWALSTGRWHSEIPVDMLRRVYMMQYGS is encoded by the coding sequence ATGCCCAGCCCCTCTCTTCCGTTCTGGCGGCGTCCGCGCGGACTCCGCTTTCTCATTCAGTTCCTCTTCACGACCTTCTGCCTCTATGCAGGCCATACATTCTACAACCACGTTGCCTGGTTGAGCGGCAAGACCGATCAATTTACGGCAAAGCCCCCCTCAGTCGAAGCCTTTCTGCCCATCAGCGCCCTTATGGCCGCAAAACGCTTCATTCTGACCGGCCTGTGGGACTCCATTCACCCTGCAGGGCTGACGCTGTTTCTTACATTCATCCTCATAGCCGTTGCTTTCCGCAAAGGCTTCTGCGGCTATATCTGTCCCATCGGCTTCATTTCATCCCTGCTGGAAACACTGGGCCGCAAGCTCGGACTCTGTCGTGAAACGGGGAGAATCGCCTCGCGCCTCATGACCATTCCCAAGTACATCATTCTGGGCGGTTTCCTCTGGTTCATCATTATCGGCATGGATGTAAGAGCCATAGAAAGCTTTCTCTCCGCCCGATACAACATGGTTGCCGATGCCAGCATGCTGCACTTCTTTCTGGCGCCTTCCGTCACGACCATATTTATCATCACAGGGCTTGCGGCAGCCTCTCTCTTCATCCGCAACGCGTGGTGCCGCTTCCTGTGCCCGTACGGGGCGCTGCTGGGCCTGTTCGCCCTGTTCAGTCCCGTGGCCCTCACACGCGACAAGGAGCGCTGCATATCCTGCGGCAAATGCAGCAAGGCCTGCCCGTCCGGCATATCCGTTGAGACGAAACTGCGAGTGAACACACCGGAGTGCATCGGCTGCGCCGCGTGCGAAGAAGCCTGCCCCGTGCAGGGTTGCATTTCCGTGCGACTGGGCAACAGGCGAACCTCCTTCATGTTTATTGCAGTCGGCAGCGTGGCGCTTCTGCTGGGCATTTACTGCTGGGCCCTGTCTACGGGGCGCTGGCACTCCGAAATCCCTGTGGACATGCTTCGGCGTGTCTACATGATGCAATACGGAAGCTGA
- the htpX gene encoding zinc metalloprotease HtpX, with product MTSNLKTVMLLALLSGIIIFLGGAMGGKTGLVFAFGLALLMNVGSYWYSDKIVLRMYGAQEIDEADAPGLHRMVEELAQKAGIPKPRVCIIQQDAPNAFATGRNPEHGVVAVTSGIMRLLSPEELKGVIAHEIGHIANRDILVQSVAGVLASAIVTVANMMQWMAIFGMGSNDDEEGGSNPFAALLLAFLAPVAASLIQFAISRSREYLADDTGARLAGNPLHLASALEKLNAYSQHVPMRAGNEATAHMFIVNPFAGANLARLFSTHPPIEERVQRLRDMARSR from the coding sequence ATGACCAGCAATCTCAAGACCGTCATGCTTCTCGCCCTGCTTTCCGGCATCATCATCTTTCTTGGTGGCGCCATGGGCGGTAAAACCGGCCTTGTCTTTGCCTTTGGACTGGCACTGCTCATGAACGTGGGCAGCTACTGGTATTCCGACAAGATTGTTCTGCGCATGTACGGCGCACAGGAAATTGATGAAGCCGATGCCCCCGGCCTGCACCGCATGGTGGAGGAACTGGCCCAGAAGGCCGGCATTCCCAAGCCCCGTGTCTGTATAATCCAGCAGGACGCGCCTAATGCATTTGCAACGGGTCGAAATCCTGAACACGGTGTTGTAGCTGTCACCAGCGGCATCATGCGCCTTCTGAGCCCTGAAGAACTCAAGGGCGTTATCGCCCACGAAATAGGTCATATTGCCAACCGCGACATTCTCGTGCAATCCGTTGCTGGCGTACTTGCTTCCGCCATCGTCACGGTAGCCAACATGATGCAGTGGATGGCCATTTTCGGCATGGGCAGCAACGATGATGAAGAAGGCGGCAGCAATCCTTTTGCGGCCCTGTTGCTGGCCTTTCTGGCTCCGGTTGCAGCAAGTCTTATCCAGTTCGCCATTTCCCGCTCACGGGAATACCTTGCGGACGATACGGGCGCACGTCTTGCCGGCAACCCGCTGCACCTTGCCTCCGCGCTGGAAAAGCTCAATGCCTATTCCCAGCATGTGCCCATGCGCGCCGGTAACGAAGCCACTGCGCATATGTTCATTGTGAACCCCTTTGCCGGTGCCAACCTTGCACGCCTGTTCAGCACCCACCCTCCCATCGAGGAGCGAGTGCAGCGTCTGCGCGACATGGCCCGCAGTCGTTAA
- a CDS encoding Spy/CpxP family protein refolding chaperone has protein sequence MKRIVLIVFVIMIASAGVASAQPQGLHGPGIGMDRPSHGPRPPCMEYSSLDMLDWLELTPKQKADIAVLLKQQIAFIDKVQAEERPALREEQMKAMRTAVETGDVETVRSLSRIRGEEMSERAVERAKFNAELRKLLSAPQLLRLDTFRERMESRMEKRRMEEGDIEQMPRSMRAEVAPEKPEKGRGRSPLDAVKREMQRWIEENS, from the coding sequence ATGAAAAGAATAGTTTTGATTGTGTTTGTTATAATGATTGCAAGTGCTGGCGTTGCCAGTGCTCAGCCACAAGGGCTACATGGTCCGGGGATCGGAATGGATAGACCCTCTCATGGCCCTCGTCCTCCCTGTATGGAGTACTCGTCACTGGATATGCTGGACTGGCTGGAACTTACGCCCAAGCAAAAAGCCGATATTGCGGTGCTTTTGAAGCAGCAGATAGCCTTCATTGACAAGGTGCAGGCAGAAGAGCGTCCCGCGCTTCGTGAAGAACAGATGAAGGCTATGCGCACGGCTGTAGAGACTGGTGATGTTGAAACTGTTCGCAGTCTTTCCCGCATACGCGGCGAAGAAATGTCCGAGCGTGCGGTTGAGCGGGCAAAATTCAATGCGGAATTGCGTAAGCTGCTGTCCGCTCCGCAACTTCTCAGGCTGGATACGTTCAGGGAGCGTATGGAGTCCCGTATGGAGAAACGGCGTATGGAAGAAGGCGATATCGAGCAGATGCCGAGAAGTATGAGGGCAGAAGTTGCACCTGAGAAGCCTGAAAAAGGTCGGGGGCGGTCTCCGCTGGATGCAGTGAAGCGAGAAATGCAACGGTGGATTGAAGAAAACAGCTAG